The region CTCAGTCTTTTTTTAATCAATTCGCTACCATACCTCATGGTCAGTATGCTGCTACAGCTCCGCATTAGTGTTGCCTAGTGCTAGCCCTGCTTTACTGCGGTGGTCAATGGCTCTGTATGCTACGATCGGCGGTGGTAGCGAGCCAGCAACGCCAACCCTTTAAGTCCCCAACTGGCAACCATGGGCATGAGTTGTGGACGCAACAAGCGAGGATCAAACTTGCTCATACGGTGGTTATTCTCCCGCAGACAGGCTGTTACAAATGCCGATAGAGTCAAGTTCACAACTATGGCGTTTGCTCCAGTGGCCGTAAACCCTGCGCCATTGCCATCGGTGCTGCCTCCAAAGGCAGCAGTTAATCGTCACAATGCCTTACCGTAATGCCAAAGCGCTTTAGCATCCCGAAATTGCACGGGTAAACCGATGTAGTCTTTGTCAAACTTGAGCAGGCATTCCGTCACACCTAGGATATTGGTTAGAACCCTAGTTTGTGTGGAAAATTGCTAAATCTGTGCTGAAGTAACGTAAAGGAGCCTAGGGATGATGGGATGGGGGCAGCATAGATAACCAACTGGTGATGCAGTCCCAGACTTGCTCCACAATGTTGGATGAGTCAGCATCGAACCAGACGATCGCAGGATTTGCCCGAAACCACGTGCGTTGACGTTTGGCAAATTGACGAGTATGCTGCACAATCAGCGTTTCCGCCTGATGTAAGGAGATAGCTCCAGCTAAATACTGGTTAATTTCTCGGTAGCCCAAGGTTGCTAATAGTGGCAAATCATTACCATATTGCTGACACAGTGCCTCAACTTCAGCTACAAACCCCATGTCTAGCATAGTGCTTGTTCGCTGAGCAATCCGCTGCTTTAACCGGTCACTGTCTGGACAATCTAATCCTAGGTGCAAAATTGGATAGGGTGGTGGCTGTTCTAGTTGGAGCTTGGAAATGGGCTTTCCTGTAACATAAAATACTTCTAGAGCACGGATAGTTCGTACTGGATCATGGGGATGAATTTTAGTGGCGGCGACAGGATCTACTTGTTGCAGCATAGCGTAGCACTGGGATTGTCCCAACTGATGGAGTTGAGCACGTAAGTCCTGTTGGGGAGCGATATTGGGAATAGTCATCCCTTGAGTGATCGCTCGAATGTAAAGGCCAGTGCCACCGACGAGTAGAGGATAAGGGGCAGAGTGTGAACAGTGAAGGGTAGTAATAAGCTGTTGCACCTGATGTTGATAGTCAGCAACTGTAAAGGTATCGGTGGGGTTACAAATATCAATTAGGTAATGGGGAATTTGCTGTTGATCCGCTGGGGTGGGTTTTGCTGTGCCGATGTCAAACCCTCGATACACCTGACGAGAGTCAGCACTAATGATCACCGTAGCAAGGCGCTCTGCGATA is a window of Cyanobacteriota bacterium DNA encoding:
- the miaA gene encoding tRNA (adenosine(37)-N6)-dimethylallyltransferase MiaA — encoded protein: MAIAERLATVIISADSRQVYRGFDIGTAKPTPADQQQIPHYLIDICNPTDTFTVADYQHQVQQLITTLHCSHSAPYPLLVGGTGLYIRAITQGMTIPNIAPQQDLRAQLHQLGQSQCYAMLQQVDPVAATKIHPHDPVRTIRALEVFYVTGKPISKLQLEQPPPYPILHLGLDCPDSDRLKQRIAQRTSTMLDMGFVAEVEALCQQYGNDLPLLATLGYREINQYLAGAISLHQAETLIVQHTRQFAKRQRTWFRANPAIVWFDADSSNIVEQVWDCITSWLSMLPPSHHP